From the Piliocolobus tephrosceles isolate RC106 chromosome 14, ASM277652v3, whole genome shotgun sequence genome, the window AGAAGAGTTCTGTGTTCTGGTTATGGCCATGGTTATATGAATCTATAcgtgttttaaaattcatagaaccACACACTGAGAGATAAAAAGTCAATTTATGGTATGACATCTAActgtatgataattttaaaaaacaacaaaaaaattccacCCCTAACCAAAGAAAAAGGTGTTTGCACTTTAACACTAGGATTTTGGATTATTGAGCTTTACGTGAATTGGTCATGTTCTCTAGATAATCAGGAACACAGTAATCACTGGTTGGGTTCATTTCTGATGATTCTACCTCCAGATTGACACACTTCTTTCAGTGTTGGAATATACATGGGTTATTTTTGAGTTCTTCTGACCTGGGAGTGAGGTTTTAAAGTAAATTACCAAATCTCTTATGCAATATACTCTGCATTGCTtttataattcattaaaaaacCTCAGGCAAGTATGGGCCACAAGCAGGTAGTCTTGGAGTCTAGGCTGTGCTACACATTAGTTATATGGTTTTAGGCTGAACTCTCTCTCACTTAAGGTTTTCTTATCTTTCAAATGATAATGTGGAGTTTAAAGGAAGCTACATGTGAAAAAAAACATCACAAAGTTCCTGGCCAAGAAAGAGTGATCAGTGTCACAAGCTTACCCTTCTTATTTCTCTACCTGCATTGTTAATTCTTTTCATTCCCTTTCCTTATATTCCTTCCTCGTCTtccctattttctctctttcttcaatACTTTTATTGGGTTcatgcaaatttttatatttgtatattggtATACTTGCATTTACcatgtaaataaattatattaaaaatttttttttgacttcttaCAGGTAAAAGAGAGACAATTAATGGGAATTAATTAATGGGAATTAATGGGAATGGGAAAACCAAACCATTCTGGTGGAATTTTTTCTGAAGGGACTTTCTGGACACCCAAGGCTTGAGTTACTCTTTTTTGTGCTAATATTCTTAATGTATGTGGTCATCCTTCTAGGCAATGGTACTCTCATTTTAATCAGCATCTTGGATCCTCACCTTCACACCCCTATGTACTTCTTTCTGGGGAACCTCTCCTTCTTGGACATCTGCTACACCACCACCTCTATTCCCTCCACCTTGGTGAGCTTGCTTTCAGAAAGAAAGACCATTTCCCTTTCTGGCTGTGCAGTGCAGATGTTCCTTGGCTTGGCCATGGGAACAACAGAGTGTGTGCTCCTGGGCATGATGTCCTTTGACCGCTATGTGGCTATCTGCAACCCTCTGAGATACCCCATCATCATGAGCAAGGATGCCTATGTACCCATGGCTGTTGGGTCCTGGTTTGCAGGCATTGTCAACTCTGCAGTACAAACTACATTTGTAGTACAATTGCTTTTCTGCAGGAATAATGTCATCAATCATTTCTCCTGTGAAATTCTAGCTGTCATGAAGATGGCCTGTGCTGACATTTCAGGCAATGAGTTCATCATGTTCGTGGCCACAATATTGTTCACATTGATGCCACTGCTCTTGATTATTATCTCTTACTCATTAATCATTTCCAGCATCCTTAAGATTCACTCCTCTGAGGGGAGAAGCAAAGCTTTCTCTACCTGCTCAGCCCATCTGACTGTGGTCATAATATTCTATGGGACCATCCTCTCCATGTACATGAAGCCCAAGTCTAAGGAGACATTTAATTCAGATGACTTGGATGCTACCAACAAAATTATATCCATGTTCTATGGGGTGATGACTCCCATGATGAATCCTTTAATTTACAGTCTTAGAAacaaggatgtgaaggaggcaGTGAAACACCTACTGAACAGAAGGTTCTTTAGCAAGTGAGTGCAAAATATACTGGAATATGAACACACTTGATATTGTTGAAACTTCAGAATTATGTTAGAATTTTGGAtagttttactgtttttctgcattttcatatgttatgttaaaataatgagatacagCATTTCAAAATTATTGCATGTCCACTCTGGAGAATTTGCAAGATACAGGGCAgtagaatgaagaagaaagaggggTTACCTATTACTCTAATAGTAGGAAATGGCCACTTTTCAACATTTTGAACAGTATCTTtcatattatgtttttttttctgcattggAATTGGATGCAATGTGCCTTTTTATGTTCACTCTTTTACATAACATTATTTCGTAGACAACATTTCATTgaatctttcaaaataaataaaggcctcTATTGTAGAAAAAGCGAAACAGAAAATACCCAACATACTGCACTCACATTTTCCAGTGGCAAGCCTTGTGTTATAGTTTCACATTAATCTTCAGATCCTGTTGACTCATTAAATACTATTTTCTTGTTCtgtatttgatttaattttttttttttttttttttttttttttttttttttttttttttttttgtgaagctGAGTATTTGGGACTCTCAAGATGGAGTAGATAAATAGAGTTTAAACGCAGGGCCTATGCAGTCAATCAGGATATCCTGCTTTATAGTCTTCTTTGCTTTAACTTATAAGTTGGCTTTCACATAAAGaacattttgcaaaattaaaaatgggtTTGAAAATCAGTCTACTGGTCCACATAATAATGTGGACTAGTTTTGGGTTGAATGGAATGTCAATGCCCATTTAGAAGATGCCATTTAGAATGCCCATTTAGAAGATGCCAGATTTCTTTGCTAACCCAAGGAAATTGCAACATTTTTCCAAGTCTTAGAAGAATgtccaagtttttaatttttagtacgAATACTATTCATGTCTTGTCTCTGTTACTAACCAGGTTGATTTGAGGAAGAAGAGGATTTGGGAATGTCAGACACTATCTTGCTTTTCCTTGGTTTTTATGTCAACATTTTACTCTATgtgaagaacattttaaatttacagcCCAAGATGAATGACAGAGTGTGCTCAGGAGTGAACCACATTCTAGGAAATCAGTTTGGCTGAATCAATTTTTATTAATGGACCAGTGAATGTAGATTATATTGGGCATGAACATGTTTTACACAGACAAATAAGAATTACCTGCTTGTGGAATCTTTTGGGTTTAgtcactcatttaatcttcccaagtTCACTTGTTAATTTTAGTGGAAGGAATATTAAACAGTCAcaaactatatttaaatatatccaTCATAGTTGTTTACAGATTAAATCTGATGGCAAGAGTTGAGATCGTCGATAATTAAATTTACATCCTGACAAAATAGGCTATGAGAATCTATTAGTTCCCATACACCAGTTCATTGGACTTTTTGCACCCACTAAGATTCCCGGTAGGAAGAAAACCCTGGAAGTCAGGCATTTTATGTTTGACCCACAGGCAGGTTGTCTTGAATACTcaaattctaattttgttttccttcacaaCTTAAATCCAGCCACCCTCATTACTTCTCTGGGATGACTGAGGTAGCTCCATAGTCTTATATCAGATTTAtaccttttttaaattatactttaagttctagggtacaagttctcaacgtgcaggtttgtcacataggtatacatgtgccatgttggtttgctgtacccatcaactcatcatttacattaggtatttctcctaatgctatccctctcccaacaccccagcccctgacaggccctggtgtgtgatattccctgccctgtgtccaggtgtcctcattgttcaattcctacctatgagtgagaacatgcggtgtttggttttctgtccttgtgacagtttgctgagaatgatagtttccagcttcatccatgtcc encodes:
- the LOC111535343 gene encoding olfactory receptor 13C9; translation: MYVVILLGNGTLILISILDPHLHTPMYFFLGNLSFLDICYTTTSIPSTLVSLLSERKTISLSGCAVQMFLGLAMGTTECVLLGMMSFDRYVAICNPLRYPIIMSKDAYVPMAVGSWFAGIVNSAVQTTFVVQLLFCRNNVINHFSCEILAVMKMACADISGNEFIMFVATILFTLMPLLLIIISYSLIISSILKIHSSEGRSKAFSTCSAHLTVVIIFYGTILSMYMKPKSKETFNSDDLDATNKIISMFYGVMTPMMNPLIYSLRNKDVKEAVKHLLNRRFFSK